Proteins co-encoded in one Luteolibacter sp. Y139 genomic window:
- a CDS encoding response regulator, with product MTAPPPIKFLLVDDREANLVALTGLLQRDGLELLTARSGPEALELLLIHDIALALIDVQMPEMNGFELAELMRGTERTRKVPIIFLTAGAVDSQRRIRGYETGAVDFLAKPIDADSLLNKAATFLELARQRQALAESNAKLAEADRRKDEFLAMLAHELRNPLAPMRNVTEILRSQDIKPEDRDRAHQVLERQIENMSRMIDDLLDVSRITEGKIELRRTPVRLDTILNAAVHLVRPVADANGQQLIVNLPSEPVVLDADPTRLEQVFGNLLHNACKYGGKDCRIELSAEKHGDEVSVTVRDNGPGIAPDLLPRVFDLFVQSSRTLDRAHGGLGIGLTVVHRLVKLHGGSVKAHSDGLGHGSEFVVRLPTITPATTHIEEPEPTREAGSLRLLIVDDNQDAAVTLAMLQELDGHVTRVTHSGPEALEAVPGFKPEVVLLDIGLPDMDGYEVVRRLRTMPGMQDAFVVAMTGYGSDEDRALAAQAGFDEHLVKPPDLQLLSKWLKERATTVA from the coding sequence ATGACAGCCCCGCCTCCGATCAAGTTCCTGCTGGTCGATGATCGCGAAGCCAATCTGGTCGCGCTGACCGGACTCCTTCAACGCGATGGACTGGAGCTGCTCACCGCCCGCTCCGGCCCCGAAGCCTTGGAACTCCTGCTCATTCACGATATCGCCCTCGCCCTGATCGATGTCCAGATGCCGGAGATGAATGGCTTTGAACTCGCCGAACTCATGCGCGGCACCGAGCGCACGCGCAAGGTCCCCATCATCTTCCTCACCGCCGGCGCGGTCGATTCCCAACGCCGCATCCGTGGCTACGAAACCGGCGCCGTCGATTTCCTCGCCAAGCCCATCGACGCGGACAGCCTGCTGAACAAGGCCGCCACCTTCCTCGAGCTTGCCCGCCAACGCCAGGCCCTCGCCGAGAGCAATGCCAAGCTCGCCGAAGCCGATCGCCGCAAGGACGAGTTCCTCGCCATGCTTGCCCACGAGTTGCGCAACCCGCTCGCCCCGATGCGCAACGTCACCGAAATCCTCCGCTCACAGGATATCAAGCCCGAGGACCGCGACCGCGCCCACCAGGTGCTCGAACGTCAGATCGAGAACATGAGCCGGATGATCGATGACCTCCTCGACGTCTCCCGCATCACCGAAGGAAAGATCGAACTGCGCCGGACCCCGGTGCGGCTCGATACCATCCTCAATGCCGCCGTCCATCTCGTGCGCCCCGTCGCCGACGCAAACGGCCAGCAGCTCATCGTCAATCTTCCCTCCGAGCCGGTAGTCCTCGATGCCGATCCGACACGCCTCGAACAAGTCTTCGGCAACCTCCTTCACAACGCCTGCAAATACGGAGGCAAGGACTGCCGCATCGAACTCAGCGCAGAGAAACACGGCGACGAGGTCAGCGTGACCGTGCGCGACAACGGCCCCGGCATCGCACCGGACCTCCTGCCACGCGTCTTCGATCTCTTCGTCCAATCCAGCCGCACCCTCGATCGCGCCCACGGCGGCCTCGGCATCGGCCTCACCGTCGTCCATCGCCTCGTAAAGCTCCACGGTGGCAGCGTGAAAGCCCATAGCGATGGCTTGGGACATGGCAGTGAATTCGTCGTGCGCTTGCCCACTATCACTCCCGCAACGACTCACATCGAGGAACCGGAACCCACCCGCGAAGCCGGCAGCCTGCGCCTCCTGATCGTGGACGACAATCAGGACGCCGCCGTCACCCTCGCCATGCTCCAGGAGTTGGATGGCCACGTCACCCGCGTCACCCACTCCGGCCCCGAAGCCCTCGAAGCCGTCCCCGGCTTCAAGCCCGAGGTCGTCCTGTTAGACATCGGCCTCCCCGACATGGATGGCTACGAGGTTGTGCGACGCCTCCGCACCATGCCCGGCATGCAGGACGCCTTCGTCGTCGCCATGACCGGCTACGGCAGCGATGAAGACCGCGCCCTCGCCGCCCAAGCCGGCTTCGACGAACACCTCGTCAAACCCCCGGACCTCCAGCTCCTCAGCAAGTGGCTCAAGGAACGCGCCACGACTGTCGCCTGA
- a CDS encoding diflavin oxidoreductase, whose protein sequence is MSSSIQIPEDAPFSAEQRVWLGQFLSNLLANATAGAGAAAPAGPAVPVTILWGSQTGNAEGLAKKLVKTFKKGNFEPEVFDMAAYDKGRLPQEKNLLIITSTYGDGEPPDNAAELYNWLLSEAPPRLEGVQFSVLALGDTNYPDFCKCGIDFDTRLEQLGATRFFSRIDSDVDYDGPFKQWSDGIVGLLAPAGAPSSNGAAVEQLETGYSKKNPFPSPIVQNFNLNGPGEKQTNHVALSLEGSGLEYEVGDALGVYPQNPPSVVDEILAALPFNTKVSVPLPDGGESTLRDALISTYDIGTLNKSLIQKWQARSGSPFLRSLVQADDKKAWDDFCWGRDLIDLVIDHPADFTDAEDFVATLKKLQPRLYSIASSPKAHPGEVHLCVGIVRYNTFGRKRGGICSTFLSDRANGVQPGVFVHSNKAFRLPENGDTPVIMVGPGTGIAPFRAFLEERKATAAKGANWLFFGNPYSKTDYLYADELTAFQKDGTLGKLDLAWSRDQKEKVYVQNLMVQQGAELWKWFQDGAAFYVCGDASRMAKDVDAALHTIAEQHGGLSKDDAAAWVNQLKKDKRYLRDVY, encoded by the coding sequence ATGTCCTCATCCATCCAGATCCCCGAAGACGCCCCCTTTTCCGCCGAGCAGCGCGTGTGGCTCGGCCAGTTTCTTTCCAACCTGCTGGCAAATGCCACCGCCGGTGCAGGTGCCGCCGCACCCGCTGGTCCGGCCGTCCCGGTGACGATTCTGTGGGGTTCCCAGACCGGCAATGCCGAGGGCCTCGCCAAGAAACTGGTGAAGACCTTCAAGAAGGGAAATTTCGAGCCGGAAGTCTTCGATATGGCCGCCTATGACAAGGGCCGCCTCCCGCAGGAGAAAAACCTGCTCATCATCACTTCCACCTACGGCGACGGCGAACCGCCTGACAATGCCGCCGAGCTCTACAACTGGCTCCTCAGCGAGGCTCCGCCCCGTCTGGAAGGCGTCCAGTTCTCCGTCCTCGCCCTCGGCGACACGAACTACCCGGACTTCTGCAAGTGCGGCATCGATTTCGATACCCGCCTCGAGCAGCTCGGCGCGACCCGTTTCTTCAGCCGCATCGATAGCGACGTCGACTACGACGGCCCCTTCAAGCAGTGGTCGGACGGCATCGTCGGCCTGCTCGCTCCCGCCGGCGCTCCCTCCTCGAACGGAGCCGCCGTCGAGCAACTCGAAACCGGCTACTCGAAGAAGAACCCCTTCCCTTCTCCGATCGTCCAGAATTTCAACCTGAACGGTCCCGGCGAAAAGCAGACGAACCACGTCGCCCTCTCGCTCGAAGGCTCCGGTCTGGAGTACGAAGTCGGCGATGCCCTCGGCGTCTACCCGCAGAATCCGCCATCCGTGGTGGACGAAATCCTCGCCGCGCTCCCCTTCAATACCAAGGTCTCCGTCCCGCTTCCCGATGGCGGCGAGTCGACCCTCCGCGATGCCCTGATCTCGACCTACGACATCGGCACGCTGAACAAGTCGCTGATCCAAAAGTGGCAGGCCCGCAGCGGTTCGCCCTTCCTGCGCTCGCTCGTCCAAGCCGATGACAAGAAGGCATGGGACGACTTCTGCTGGGGCCGCGACCTCATCGACCTCGTCATCGATCACCCCGCCGACTTCACGGATGCCGAGGACTTCGTCGCCACCCTGAAGAAGCTCCAGCCGCGCCTCTACTCGATCGCCTCCAGCCCGAAGGCCCACCCCGGCGAGGTCCACCTCTGCGTCGGCATCGTCCGCTACAATACCTTCGGCCGGAAGCGCGGCGGCATCTGCTCCACCTTCCTCTCCGACCGCGCCAATGGCGTGCAGCCCGGCGTCTTCGTCCACTCGAACAAGGCCTTCCGCCTTCCCGAAAACGGCGACACGCCCGTCATCATGGTCGGCCCCGGCACCGGCATCGCCCCCTTCCGCGCCTTCCTCGAAGAGCGCAAGGCCACCGCTGCCAAGGGCGCCAACTGGCTCTTCTTCGGCAATCCCTACAGCAAGACCGACTACCTCTACGCCGACGAACTAACCGCCTTCCAGAAGGACGGCACCCTCGGCAAGCTCGACCTCGCCTGGTCGCGTGATCAGAAGGAAAAGGTCTACGTCCAGAACCTCATGGTCCAGCAGGGCGCAGAGCTCTGGAAGTGGTTCCAGGATGGCGCCGCCTTCTACGTCTGCGGCGATGCCTCCCGCATGGCCAAGGACGTCGACGCCGCCCTCCACACCATCGCCGAGCAACACGGCGGCCTCTCCAAGGACGACGCCGCCGCCTGGGTCAACCAGCTCAAGAAAGACAAGCGCTACCTCCGCGACGTCTACTAA
- a CDS encoding low molecular weight protein arginine phosphatase, with amino-acid sequence MSATKSVLFVCTGNTCRSPMAEGMFRKAVEKRHDFEVASAGVAAYPGDKPNPETIKFLGGRGVKLDGFSSQPVSPELLESATHVFAMTSGHLEALENLFPEYSDKFYLVCEFVEIPGRGVAADVPDPLGMGRKAYEETGKTLDLAIPTIISFIDQTWQG; translated from the coding sequence ATGTCCGCCACGAAATCGGTCCTGTTTGTCTGCACGGGAAATACCTGCCGCAGCCCGATGGCCGAAGGCATGTTCCGCAAGGCGGTGGAAAAGCGCCATGATTTCGAGGTGGCCTCGGCCGGGGTGGCTGCCTACCCGGGCGACAAGCCGAATCCGGAGACGATCAAGTTCCTGGGTGGTCGCGGGGTGAAGCTCGATGGATTTTCCAGCCAGCCGGTGTCGCCGGAGCTGCTGGAGAGTGCCACGCATGTGTTCGCGATGACTTCCGGGCATCTGGAGGCGCTGGAGAACCTTTTCCCGGAGTACTCGGACAAGTTTTACCTGGTCTGTGAATTCGTGGAGATCCCCGGTCGCGGGGTGGCGGCGGATGTGCCGGATCCGCTGGGGATGGGCAGGAAGGCCTATGAAGAGACGGGGAAGACGCTGGATTTGGCGATTCCGACGATCATCTCGTTTATTGATCAGACTTGGCAGGGGTGA
- a CDS encoding chemotaxis protein CheB translates to MNPTPPSAVVIGASVGAVQALSIILPRLPENYPLPVFVAVHVPPDKRSALADLFASRCAVTVKEAEDKEPVCPGTVYFAPADYHLLVEEDFTLSLSSDEPVLYSRPAIDVLFESAADAYGDSLTGIILTGASADGARGLQAVHAAGGFTMVQAPDTAEGSAMPLAALAACPEARAFTLEEISLVLLSTSQPVTSTP, encoded by the coding sequence ATGAACCCGACCCCTCCTTCAGCCGTCGTGATCGGCGCCTCGGTCGGTGCCGTTCAGGCGCTTTCGATCATCCTCCCCCGGCTCCCGGAAAACTATCCGCTGCCGGTGTTCGTGGCCGTTCACGTCCCGCCCGACAAGCGCAGCGCCCTGGCCGATCTCTTTGCCTCCCGCTGCGCCGTGACGGTGAAGGAGGCAGAAGACAAGGAACCCGTCTGCCCCGGCACGGTTTATTTCGCACCGGCAGACTACCACCTCCTCGTCGAAGAAGACTTCACGCTCTCCCTCTCCAGCGATGAGCCGGTCCTCTACTCGCGCCCCGCGATCGATGTCCTCTTCGAATCCGCCGCGGATGCCTACGGGGATTCACTCACCGGCATCATCCTCACCGGTGCCAGCGCCGATGGCGCCCGTGGCCTGCAAGCCGTCCACGCCGCCGGTGGCTTCACCATGGTGCAAGCTCCCGACACCGCCGAAGGCTCGGCGATGCCTCTCGCCGCCCTCGCCGCCTGCCCGGAAGCACGCGCCTTCACCCTCGAGGAAATCTCCTTGGTTCTCCTTTCCACGTCGCAACCCGTGACCTCCACGCCATGA
- a CDS encoding EF-hand domain-containing protein, protein MNTTLSMIALALAGTLAVHAQEPAPDGGQRRGGRQLPPQVVKEFDKDGDGKLSDDEAKAAREAMQARRAEAEKKRLEKYDTDKDGKLSEEETKAMRADLEAKHKALVEKYDADKDGKLSPEEIKAARDAGEEIPQFRPMGGGRGQGGPGGEGRPNRRGGQDGGQGGGEKPAGE, encoded by the coding sequence ATGAATACGACCCTCAGCATGATCGCCCTCGCGCTCGCCGGCACTCTCGCCGTTCACGCCCAAGAGCCCGCCCCCGATGGCGGACAGCGCCGCGGCGGTCGCCAACTCCCGCCACAAGTCGTCAAGGAGTTCGACAAGGACGGCGACGGCAAGCTCAGCGACGACGAAGCCAAGGCCGCCCGCGAAGCCATGCAGGCCCGCCGCGCCGAGGCTGAAAAGAAGCGCCTTGAGAAGTACGACACCGACAAGGACGGCAAGCTCAGCGAAGAGGAAACCAAGGCCATGCGCGCCGACCTCGAAGCCAAGCACAAGGCACTCGTCGAGAAGTACGACGCCGACAAGGACGGCAAGCTCAGCCCCGAGGAAATCAAGGCCGCCCGCGACGCTGGCGAAGAAATTCCTCAATTCCGCCCGATGGGTGGCGGACGCGGCCAAGGCGGCCCCGGCGGCGAAGGCCGTCCGAACCGCCGCGGCGGTCAAGACGGTGGCCAGGGCGGTGGCGAAAAGCCAGCCGGCGAATAA
- a CDS encoding 1-deoxy-D-xylulose-5-phosphate reductoisomerase: MDDALNAAPARKKVVLLGSTGSIGRSTLEVARLLPERIELIGLAANGSVEALAAQVRETGVKRVALCDTTKVETLRGLVPSDVTILAGPEGLAELATMEEADAVLVAIIGTAGLKPALAAIEAGKDLAVASKEILVMAGEIVTTAAKAKGVTLLPIDSEHNAIFQCLDGHRGGEKEVSRLILTASGGPFRTWPAEKLVEVTLEQALKHPTWDMGRKITIDSATLFNKGLEMIEARWLFGIGMERVDVVVHPQSIVHSMVEFIDGSVLAQMSKTDMCFPIQYALTWPERVKGGLQPLDFAKLAKLDFEEPRHGDFPALGLAREAGLTGGTLPAVFNAANEVAVDAFIEGRIRFPDIWRIVGETMHAHEVAPACSLDGVIEADAWARGMAAGIL; this comes from the coding sequence ATGGATGACGCCCTGAACGCCGCGCCGGCACGCAAGAAAGTGGTCCTGCTCGGTTCCACGGGATCGATCGGGCGCTCGACGCTGGAGGTGGCGAGATTGCTGCCGGAACGGATCGAACTCATCGGCCTGGCGGCGAATGGCAGCGTGGAAGCGCTGGCGGCGCAGGTGCGGGAGACGGGCGTGAAGCGGGTGGCGCTGTGCGATACCACTAAGGTGGAAACCTTGCGCGGGCTGGTGCCATCGGATGTGACGATTTTGGCAGGTCCCGAGGGTCTCGCGGAACTCGCGACGATGGAAGAGGCGGACGCGGTGCTGGTGGCGATCATTGGCACGGCCGGTCTCAAGCCCGCGCTGGCGGCGATCGAGGCGGGGAAGGATCTCGCGGTGGCTTCGAAGGAGATCCTGGTGATGGCGGGCGAGATCGTCACGACCGCGGCGAAGGCGAAAGGCGTGACGCTGCTGCCGATCGATAGCGAGCACAACGCGATATTCCAGTGCTTGGACGGGCATCGTGGTGGGGAGAAAGAAGTCTCTCGGCTGATTCTAACAGCGTCGGGCGGTCCTTTCCGGACTTGGCCGGCGGAGAAGCTGGTGGAGGTGACGCTGGAGCAGGCGCTCAAGCACCCGACGTGGGACATGGGGCGCAAGATCACGATCGACTCGGCGACGCTGTTCAACAAGGGGCTGGAGATGATCGAGGCGCGCTGGCTGTTTGGGATCGGGATGGAGCGGGTGGACGTGGTGGTGCATCCGCAGAGCATCGTTCACTCGATGGTGGAGTTCATCGATGGCTCGGTGCTGGCGCAGATGAGCAAGACGGACATGTGCTTCCCGATCCAGTATGCGCTGACGTGGCCGGAGCGGGTGAAGGGTGGCTTGCAGCCGCTGGATTTCGCGAAGCTGGCGAAGCTGGATTTCGAAGAGCCGCGGCATGGGGATTTCCCGGCGCTGGGCTTGGCGCGGGAGGCGGGTCTAACCGGTGGGACGCTGCCGGCGGTTTTCAACGCGGCGAACGAGGTGGCGGTGGATGCGTTTATCGAGGGGAGGATCCGGTTTCCGGATATCTGGCGGATCGTTGGGGAGACGATGCATGCGCATGAGGTGGCCCCGGCGTGTTCGCTGGATGGGGTGATTGAGGCGGATGCGTGGGCGCGGGGGATGGCGGCGGGGATTTTGTAG
- the tadA gene encoding tRNA adenosine(34) deaminase TadA, with product MIDLGSDEYFMGQALREAKKAYAATEVPIGCVIVREGKIVSRAWNQVETLRDATAHAEMLALTAAQNTLGDWRLEKCTLYVTKEPCPMCAGAIVHCRPERVVFGCPDPKGGAAGGWINLLDACPPLNHRCEVVSGVMGDECLALVQGFFREARERKKAGEEKPRPPGFLPDA from the coding sequence ATCATCGATCTGGGCAGCGACGAGTATTTCATGGGGCAGGCGCTGCGTGAGGCGAAGAAGGCGTATGCGGCGACGGAGGTGCCGATCGGGTGTGTGATCGTGCGCGAGGGGAAGATCGTGTCGCGAGCGTGGAACCAGGTGGAGACGCTGCGCGATGCGACGGCGCATGCGGAGATGCTGGCGTTGACGGCGGCGCAGAATACGCTGGGTGATTGGCGGCTGGAGAAGTGCACGCTGTATGTGACCAAGGAACCGTGCCCGATGTGTGCGGGGGCGATCGTTCATTGCCGGCCGGAGCGGGTGGTCTTCGGGTGTCCCGATCCGAAGGGCGGGGCGGCCGGTGGCTGGATCAATCTGCTGGATGCGTGCCCGCCGCTGAACCACCGCTGCGAGGTTGTCTCCGGTGTGATGGGGGACGAGTGTCTGGCGCTGGTGCAGGGGTTCTTCCGCGAGGCGCGCGAGCGCAAGAAGGCGGGTGAGGAGAAGCCAAGGCCGCCGGGATTTCTGCCCGATGCGTGA
- a CDS encoding phosphatidate cytidylyltransferase yields MPSPAPDNSKRAVFLRRSASTLGLWGVVAAGFASRWAWAYVGLIGVLTLIATVEYFRMLKAGGVKCFPRYGILLAAVYSAVLYWMLLATDHVAATGMDLTGAARLRIAALQEWFDGAAIFAALAGSFFLQLRYPIRGLEGLQTVASNLLGFVYLAFLFNFAARLVFLVPGPGEVPGAMVLLWMIAVTKFTDMGAYIVGSMIGKHKMIPHVSPGKTWQGFGGAIFFALLAGCGLYALFKEDMPNFATGLHVLGSWTHVIVLSIVLCLLAVVGDLAESVVKRSLNVKDSGAMLPGIGGALDLIDSLCFTAPVLYFYLKWMTP; encoded by the coding sequence ATGCCAAGCCCAGCCCCGGATAATTCAAAACGTGCCGTTTTCCTGCGCCGCAGTGCGAGCACGCTGGGGCTGTGGGGAGTGGTGGCGGCGGGCTTCGCGAGCCGGTGGGCGTGGGCCTACGTCGGACTGATCGGGGTGCTCACTCTGATCGCCACGGTGGAATATTTCCGGATGCTGAAGGCGGGCGGGGTGAAGTGCTTCCCGCGCTACGGCATCCTGCTGGCGGCGGTGTATTCCGCGGTGCTCTACTGGATGCTGTTAGCCACGGATCATGTAGCGGCGACGGGGATGGATCTGACGGGTGCGGCGCGGCTGAGGATCGCCGCGCTGCAGGAGTGGTTCGACGGGGCCGCGATTTTCGCCGCGCTCGCGGGGTCGTTTTTCCTCCAACTCCGGTATCCGATCCGTGGCTTGGAGGGGCTGCAGACGGTCGCCTCGAATTTGCTCGGATTTGTTTACCTCGCCTTTCTTTTCAACTTCGCGGCGCGGTTGGTTTTCCTGGTGCCCGGGCCGGGTGAAGTTCCCGGGGCGATGGTGCTGCTGTGGATGATCGCGGTGACGAAATTCACGGACATGGGCGCCTACATCGTGGGCTCGATGATCGGGAAGCATAAGATGATCCCGCATGTGAGCCCGGGGAAGACGTGGCAGGGATTTGGTGGTGCGATCTTCTTCGCGCTGCTTGCGGGTTGCGGGCTGTATGCGCTCTTCAAGGAGGACATGCCGAACTTTGCCACCGGGCTGCATGTGCTCGGTAGCTGGACTCATGTGATCGTGCTCAGCATCGTGCTGTGCCTGCTCGCGGTGGTGGGCGACCTCGCGGAGAGTGTGGTGAAACGCAGCCTCAACGTGAAGGACTCCGGGGCCATGCTGCCGGGGATTGGCGGTGCGCTCGACCTGATCGACAGTCTCTGCTTCACCGCGCCCGTGCTTTATTTTTATCTCAAATGGATGACGCCCTGA
- a CDS encoding right-handed parallel beta-helix repeat-containing protein, with protein sequence MPAPVAVTPPPATPPATTPATAPIAPEGSTPPLPPAPVAELPEEDEDEFSDEPPKRGIAGRIAAIFLILLVAAAGGGAFYFKTIADQNLRTNERLTFLERLGAMMVEARRWPEATAAYNEYDQLRPHTKTVEIGRRSIEAGMEEEQRQFVGYWSGEAIAAFELGRLEDAIGSARKVLDKYPEQKEMADLLEKAEQARTAQAREALLTATTAAIQKRRWEEAEYKAKQLADSFPGDPQAKTLLAEITEGRDKDAKDHQRARQLFDAAKQRDTGAFDRSAYEWLREAAALSPDDAEIAALYQKIASYTRTIHVPADFPKLADAIASARDRDRITIAEGTFVGPVIIDKAISFEGAGRDKTYIEVEAGESTAATFGPHAGGTRVSGITFRHRGFEAGKDRFSALLVRGAEINFSDCRAADAAGHGLAVVEAGRAIAVRCLFENNGWDGVAVRGPGSRIEFTECEATGNFGHGFDLWDGGSGAIHQSVARDNSGNGIVVGTTADNIVVGNCDLRANRQFGIVVANAASGRVHANHCRENLLGGMAVRTSAARLIFENNVLEKNLGPGLALEKGLDPKVFSTNTATGNANGQNILPNGDFSNAD encoded by the coding sequence GTGCCCGCGCCAGTAGCGGTAACGCCTCCGCCCGCCACCCCGCCCGCCACTACCCCGGCGACGGCACCGATCGCACCGGAAGGCTCCACACCACCCCTTCCCCCAGCCCCCGTCGCGGAATTGCCCGAAGAAGACGAAGACGAATTCTCCGACGAACCACCCAAGCGCGGCATCGCCGGCCGCATCGCCGCGATCTTCCTGATCCTGCTCGTCGCAGCCGCCGGTGGCGGAGCGTTCTATTTCAAAACGATCGCGGATCAGAACCTCCGCACCAATGAACGCCTCACCTTCCTCGAGCGCCTCGGCGCCATGATGGTCGAGGCCCGCCGCTGGCCCGAAGCCACCGCCGCCTACAACGAATACGACCAGCTCCGCCCCCACACCAAGACCGTCGAAATCGGCCGCCGCAGCATCGAGGCCGGCATGGAGGAAGAGCAGCGCCAATTCGTTGGCTACTGGTCCGGCGAAGCCATCGCCGCCTTCGAGCTCGGCCGCCTGGAAGACGCCATCGGCTCCGCCCGCAAGGTCCTGGACAAGTATCCGGAGCAGAAGGAAATGGCCGACCTGCTCGAGAAAGCCGAGCAAGCACGCACCGCCCAGGCACGCGAGGCCCTCCTCACCGCCACCACCGCCGCCATCCAGAAGCGCCGCTGGGAAGAGGCCGAGTACAAGGCGAAACAGCTCGCCGATTCATTCCCCGGCGACCCCCAGGCCAAGACCCTCCTCGCCGAAATCACCGAGGGCCGCGACAAGGACGCCAAGGACCACCAGCGCGCCCGCCAGCTCTTCGATGCCGCCAAGCAGCGCGACACCGGTGCCTTCGACCGCAGCGCCTACGAGTGGCTCCGCGAGGCCGCCGCCCTCTCGCCGGACGATGCCGAGATCGCCGCGCTCTACCAAAAGATCGCCTCCTACACCCGCACCATCCACGTCCCCGCGGATTTCCCCAAGCTCGCCGATGCCATCGCCTCCGCCCGCGATCGCGACCGCATTACCATCGCCGAGGGCACCTTCGTCGGCCCCGTCATCATCGATAAGGCGATCAGCTTCGAAGGCGCAGGCCGCGACAAGACCTACATCGAGGTCGAGGCCGGCGAAAGCACCGCCGCCACCTTCGGCCCCCATGCCGGCGGCACCCGCGTCAGTGGCATCACCTTCCGCCATCGCGGCTTCGAGGCCGGCAAGGACCGCTTCTCCGCCCTCCTCGTCCGCGGCGCGGAAATCAACTTCAGCGATTGCCGCGCTGCCGATGCCGCCGGCCACGGCCTCGCCGTCGTCGAGGCCGGCCGCGCCATCGCCGTCCGCTGCCTCTTTGAAAACAATGGCTGGGATGGCGTCGCCGTCCGCGGTCCCGGCAGCCGCATCGAATTCACCGAGTGCGAGGCCACCGGCAATTTCGGCCACGGCTTCGACCTCTGGGACGGCGGCTCCGGCGCCATCCACCAGAGCGTTGCCCGCGACAACAGCGGCAATGGCATCGTCGTCGGCACCACCGCCGACAACATCGTCGTCGGCAACTGCGACCTCCGCGCCAACCGCCAATTCGGCATCGTCGTCGCCAACGCCGCCTCCGGCCGCGTCCACGCCAACCACTGCCGCGAAAACCTCCTCGGTGGCATGGCCGTCCGCACCTCCGCCGCCCGCCTCATCTTCGAGAACAACGTCCTCGAAAAAAACCTCGGCCCCGGCCTCGCCCTCGAAAAAGGCCTCGACCCCAAGGTCTTCTCCACCAACACCGCCACCGGCAACGCCAACGGCCAGAACATCCTCCCCAACGGCGACTTCTCCAACGCCGACTGA
- the holA gene encoding DNA polymerase III subunit delta codes for MAAKPNIFAIVGSDDGRVKEEALRLHRDLTGGVDDGFTHETIEGTADNSEGAFQICRSVVEALQTLPFFGEKVVWLKNASFLLDDVTGRSERTLSGVESLKSCLEGGLAPGITFLMSATGIDKRRAFWKFLEKGAQVKAFDKIDTSRDGWQDEVAALVEKKAKELGLQFHDDALELFIMLAGEATRQIGNELEKIDLYLGPERREVTTDDVRRMVPLSRAGVVFEIGNALQNGDAARALELIDQQLERGENAIGLMRASIIPTVRNLFMAKVLSDKKLPTRNYKDFAAAIDRLPEMERLWLPQKKAGGVNVYPLFLCLRGADQFTLDGLRGAMESALKADRSLVTTGLDHRLVLHRLVAEVTAAGKRR; via the coding sequence GTGGCCGCCAAGCCGAACATCTTCGCCATCGTCGGCAGCGACGACGGGCGCGTGAAAGAGGAAGCCCTGCGGCTGCACCGTGACCTGACGGGCGGCGTGGACGATGGCTTCACGCACGAGACGATCGAGGGGACGGCGGACAATTCCGAGGGGGCGTTCCAGATTTGCCGTTCGGTGGTGGAGGCGCTGCAGACCTTGCCCTTCTTCGGGGAGAAGGTGGTGTGGCTGAAGAATGCGAGCTTCCTGCTGGATGATGTGACGGGGCGCTCCGAGCGGACGCTGTCCGGGGTGGAATCGCTGAAGAGCTGCCTAGAGGGTGGGCTGGCGCCGGGGATCACGTTCCTGATGAGCGCGACGGGGATCGACAAGCGGCGGGCGTTCTGGAAGTTCCTCGAGAAGGGGGCGCAGGTGAAGGCGTTCGACAAGATCGATACGTCGCGGGACGGGTGGCAGGACGAGGTGGCCGCGCTGGTGGAGAAGAAGGCGAAGGAGCTGGGGTTGCAATTCCATGACGATGCGCTGGAGCTCTTCATCATGCTCGCGGGTGAGGCGACGCGGCAGATCGGGAACGAGCTGGAGAAGATCGACCTTTATCTGGGGCCGGAGCGGCGTGAAGTGACGACGGATGATGTGCGGCGGATGGTGCCGCTGAGCCGGGCCGGTGTGGTTTTCGAGATCGGGAATGCGCTGCAGAATGGGGATGCGGCGCGGGCGCTGGAGTTGATCGACCAGCAGCTGGAGCGCGGGGAGAATGCGATCGGGCTGATGCGGGCCTCGATCATTCCGACGGTGCGGAATCTTTTCATGGCGAAGGTGCTTTCGGACAAGAAGCTGCCGACGCGGAACTACAAGGACTTTGCGGCGGCGATCGATCGGCTGCCGGAGATGGAGCGGCTGTGGCTGCCGCAGAAGAAGGCGGGTGGGGTGAATGTGTATCCGCTGTTCCTGTGTTTGCGGGGGGCGGATCAGTTTACCTTGGATGGGCTGCGCGGGGCGATGGAGTCGGCGCTGAAGGCGGACCGGTCGCTGGTGACGACGGGATTGGATCACCGGTTGGTGTTGCACCGGTTGGTGGCGGAGGTGACGGCGGCGGGGAAGAGGAGGTGA